A region of the Lycium barbarum isolate Lr01 chromosome 1, ASM1917538v2, whole genome shotgun sequence genome:
tttttttccttcaatttatttattttattagaactgcaacaacaataaattttattttcaaagctcttttttatttttttattttaagtgatatttctctatcaatagttgctaaacatttggagttcttattgttacaagtttgtcgcttttcctttataatttaattactactaatttataaaggaaaaacgacaaacttgtaacaataagaacttcaaatgtttagcaactattgatagagaaatatcacttaaaataaaaaaaataaaaaaaaagagctttaaaaataaaatttattgttgttgcagttctaataaaataaataaattgaaggaaaaaaagatatattatttgtattcctatttttccctcatgaaaaatttataaaaagggtgaatttattgttttgcaaggaaataaagagattggggtttaaatcataaaaaaaaataggatagggtgcaagttgaaaaaaagagcacacattaagggtgcaaaatgccACGGACCCGAAATTTTTACACAATAAGATGAATCTTAGGTAACTGTTGCAATACATATTAATCGGTAATTTCAAGATATTGCTCATAATTTACTATAATTTGTAaatttataaagagtgtaaacTTCTTTACTGTATAATATATGAAATAAATCTTTCTCGGAACTAATAGTCTGTTTGACCAAACTTCTAAAaatagcttattttaaaaagtacttttcaaaaaagtatttttgctaAAAGCACTTtctgtttggccaattaatttaaaaaacacttttgagcagcaattagtgtttgaccaaacttttaaaaagtgcttctatgtgttttttttctcaaaagtacttttcaaaaaaatgtttttggacaaaagctattttttttttttttgcttttgaaAAACTGCTTCTTCTACTctccaaaaacacttattttctcctaaaaaGCTTGGttaaacacctcacttttttttaaaataagcacttattgaaaaaataagtactttgggAGGGAAaataagcttgaccaaacaggctataacTTAATAAGTACGATTTCCAATGGAGAATGTGAATCTGAAGAATACTCATCACCATAATTTAGGAAAAGCGTTAGAACCAAAAATCGAATAGGCAATTGCGGGGGGGGGGAAGAAACTCATACCAAATTTTCCTTATTTACACCTTTAGTACAAATTCACACTaatttccttatttattattcATACTTATTTCCTTTTATGGTGGCGAATTATTTTCCTTATATATAtgctttccaattttttttttaattagtttttttttttttggttattattacataggggtagggAAAGGGGAAATAAGAAAGGGGATTCGAATCCTGTCCAATTTTCTCGTTGTGCTTCTAGTATAATTCGTACACTTCTTTCCTTCTTATTTATGCGTTTGATTAATACTTACATACCCTCGACTCTTGAGGAAAGAATAGCTACCTTATTCTATACACTTTTTCTCCTATAAATATCCCTCAAAATCGCTGCTCCCTACAAAATATTACTAGAAGTAAATTAATATGGCAGACATAGAGGATGGATGTTGTGAAGCAGCTTTTGTTGGTTTTCCAGCTTGCCTTTGCCTCATATTCTATTCGTTGGTAGAAATATTTATAATCGGTTTCATGTGTTACGTTGCATTCATCAAACCACCACCTTGTTTACCACATATGTTAGATATATTCATCAAAATTTCTGCAATTGCACTTTGTGTCAGACTGGCCCTTGCTCTTCTTTTCCATTGTTGCTGCCGAGGAGGAGATTAATTTGCAGGCTTTAAGTATGGAAAGAAGATCATTTAATTTTACATTAATTATTTTGTCATAATTTTTAGTAGATTTTTAATTAGTTTATTTATTGGTACTTTAGGATTCTATATGGTTTGTTTAATTTAGCATTCAAATTATATAAGAGTTGCAATTAGTTAGTTTAATTTAGCATTCAAATTATATAGGAGTTGCAATTAGTTTGTTTTAATTTCTTGCAAGTTGAAGTTTTGACTTTTCTAAAGCTATGGGAAGTATACCTATACATCTTGATTCTTTTAGTCAATCAAGTCATATAATATTAAATCAATCTCTATATAATAACATCATTTTTCTGAATATTTTAAGATTTGTATTAACATGAAATTGATTCTAAAAAAAAATTTGTAATAGAGGATGACTCTTATAAAGAGGTCTAACTATATTATAATAATTAACTTTgtattaattttttatttgtgAATTATTAAACGCATAGTTAAGGACCAAAAGCCGAATGCTCTTTTCAGCTAGACCTCGACCCTTTCCTTATTTCATCCTTGTTAATGCGCTTAATAATTCATAAACTAAATAGTTAATTTTattaatatgttgttgttgaactaATTGTAGCTTTCGAATAGTTGATAAATAAAAGGAAATTCATACATTGATACATATTTCTTGATTTATGCTTTTATTAACAATACCGTTTCCAACGTTTATTAGGTTTGACGAGTCCTAAAATATTGAGGATCGGTTTAATTTGTTGAATCCCAGGTTGTATGGGAATGACTATAAATATGACACTAAGTCTTATGAATTACTCATGTTCAAGACacccttttgaaagaaagaattTATTACGacttctatacttttttttttctcctacaaatatccctCAAAATCAATAATTATAGCAAAGATGGCAGACATAAATGATGAAGCACCAGTTTGTTCTAGTTTTGAGCGATGTCTTTGCTTCACCTTCTATTTGCTGGTAGAGATATTTGTAATCTGTTTCATGTGTTACGTTGCATTCAAACCACCACCTTGTATACCACACAAGTTAGAAATATGCGTCAAAATTTCTGCAATTGCACTTCTTGTGAGACTTGGCCTCCTCCTTATTAGGCTATGTTGCTGCCCGATAGGGTTAATTTAACATCCGGATATTTGCAGATTTCAAGAATGAAGAGAATATCAATACTGTTACTTTATTATTATGTTTTTAGTAGGTTTAATTGATACTATACTTTTGTAGTACTGTAGTTTATTGCGTACTTAACTTTAGGATtctaaaatattttattttatttcatcatTCAAATTGTGTAAGAGTTGCAATGGAGTAGTTTGTTTTGATTCTTGCAAGTTGAAGTTTTGAGACTTTCCACTAGGGTATAAATTTATTCGTACCGGATGTTTACATTAAAACAACGAAGCATGATATGTGTTTGAACCTACACAACTATCAAtttataatcatggttaattaatgtatattttatttcattaaatCACTTAATCATAGTAAATTACATcgatttggtgtaaacacccaATACAAATAAGTATTTACCTGGAAAAGCTATGGGaattatacatatacatcttGATTATTTTTGCGAATCAAGCCATTTATAagaattacttttttatttatgtattatttagaCGCATAGTTAAGGATCAAAAGTCCAATGCTCTTTCCAAGTGAAATATATAGCCTCAACCAGTTCCATACTTCATCCTTATTAATGCGTTTTATAGTTCACAAATTACacaattatttttcttattttgttttcCTTGAGCTTATTGTTAGCTTCGAATAGTtgagaaataaaaggaaactcaTACCTATTTTCTTAATTGTACTTTTAGTACTATTAATTCGGTTTCCAAAGTTCATCAGGTTTAAGGAGTCCTAAAATATTGAGGTTTAATTAGTTGAATCCTAATTTGTATATGAATGAGTTTTTCATTATTGTAATCCTAAGTTGTTGGGCTTATAATTAAAActagtatttctcacttttctttttccATCTCTACAAtaatgtttattttttaataaggaaatttgttacatagattaatGAGAttaaaaaaatcatgattttaaagaagtaaaagaaaaaaagacaagtcgataatgtaagggtaaaataggaatttgAAAAAGTCAATTAGAATAAAGGAGGGAGAATGACTATTATTCTAAGTTgagggggagtttgatttttagaGAAAGTTGGGGGGTGAAAATCTTCTCTCTAAACTCCATTTCATTATTTCTCCTTTCTTGTTTTTGCGGCAATGACAATCATTAATATATCAGAAAGACCCACCGTATGTTGTAAAAACAATGAAGCTAAATCAGAGGATCCATGGAAGATCCTGTAGAACTTAGCTAGAAGAAGAGAACAAGCATAAAGGAATTCACTGTTATATTGAACTGTATGCAGAAAATGAATTAGCTTACAAATGCTATTACACTCTACTGATTATATACTCCTCCCACGCGTGTACATAAAATATCTAATAACAGACTCTCATCCCACTAACTTACTAATAGCTCATTGACAGCTCACACCACTTATAGACTAATTAGCTGATACTAATTAATATCCTAACTAACTGCAGTCTAATGGCAGTGTCCATGTTATGCGAGTCTCAACACTCCCCTCAAATTAGTAGGTGCAAAAACATTTATCACTCCCATTTTGGATACCAAGTACTCATGCCGTGCTTTCAACAATGCCTTGGTTAGAATGTCTGTTTGTACCAACCCCTGCTGAATATTTTCTCTCATAAAGTGACCAATCTATCTCTATGCGCTATTTTCTTTCATGATGAGGATTTAAATTCGGAGATTTATGCGGAATAATACATACCTTTTCTCTAGGATCGATGTGTGTTACTATCACTAAATACCGAACAGTTTCTTACAAGATCACTTGTGGAGTCTTGTAAATTATCCACGACAATCACACGTTAGACTAAGGATTTTTTTTCCTCTCTTCTTTTTTGTGTAGAGAATGACTAAAACACTCCCTTTTATAGGTAAGAAAATGTGGTCTTCTAATTCCTCCATTCGAGAGAGACATTCCCTCATACATAACCCCAATTCCATTAAGAGTTTCATAACTATTGTTCTTTTACTACATGGAGTTATGTGGTGGGATCATAACTAATGTAAACATATACTTTCTACTTAAAGGTACTCATTATTCTCCAAAATAATTAACCTATTTAGCTTATTATTGGTAAAAAGATGGGGCCCCCAAATTAAGCACAAGTGCACAAAAGCCTTCTTTCTAAAATCTGAAAATGTCTCATGCACTCAAAGCCTTCTTTCTAACTTTTAACTTTTGTTTAATTCTTACAAGCTACAAGCTACAATCTACAATGTACCAGTAAATATCTTAATACCTGTATCAGGTACACAAAATAAAGCAGAAGAAAAGAAGTAAAAGAGCTACTAGATCATAATTCTTCTTCTTTAAGCTTCCTTTGTCAAAAGTGCTCTGTAATCCACGCTGTGATAAAATACAACCAAATTCAATGTCCTCTTATCAACTAGTACACAAAATAAATTGAGAAGAAAAGAAGTAAAAAGGCTAGTTCATAATTATTTTCTTTAGCTTCCTTTGTAAAAATTGCTATGTAATCCAAGCCATTCAATTAAAGCAACCAAATTCAGTATCCTCCAGGCAAGAATGTCTCATAGACTCAAAAGGCTTTCTAAATTAATTTGAACCCCATGCTTAGGCTTCAATGTGATGACAGTTACAGGTGCATGTCGATAGTTGTCGGAAATGGTGAAGCGGAACTTTGATATGAACATGGCTAGGATGATCTTGGCCTCCATCAATGCATAATACTGAGAAGGACAATCCCGAGGACCAGCTGCAAATGGGAGGAAATGCCGGCGAGCTTCAGCAGAGGCATCGGAGGCAAAACGATTGGGATTGAATTCATTGGCATCCTGGCCCCATATCTCCTCACTGTGATGCATGGCCAGTATTGGGATCCATATTGACACGCCCTTGGGAATAAGGAGGCCATTTCGTAGCTTGATATCTTCTAAAGCCATTCGATTAAGCACAGGAAATGGGGGATAGAGTCTAAGCGACTCTCTAATTACCATGTTTAGCTGAAAAATATTAAAAACAAACAATATTAGAGCACTTATTGCATTGGCAGCTAGTAATGTACGAGGATGCCAAATAAATACTTAAATTACGGGTGTCACTGGCTTTAATTAAAAGAACATGCTGATATTCAATGAATGAACCTAATCCATTTTCTCCTAAGCTAAATGCAATTAGGAATACTTGGAACCCCACAATAAGAAGTCGAAACAAATTTGTGTCCCATCACAATATGTGTCAAAATCAATCCCCTTTTTTTGGTAATTCATCCGTCCAAAATCCAAATTCCCCAAGTTTAGGGTTATACATGTTCCTTTTGTTGATTTGACCCCAATGAATTGAACCTCTGAAATGACATATATATTGAATCAAAGCTTATCAAATAGTGTAACTCAATGGGTCAAAATACAACCTAAAACTCAAGCACACAAAATCAGAATTTGAGCTTGAGAAAATGTTGACAGTCCTACTGTTTCTATAATAAAACTCCAAAGAGTAAAATTAAAATTATACTCCAAATATATAATTACAGCACTTACCGAGAGAAGCTTCCGAAGGTGGTCAACAGTGGGAGGATTACCATGGCAGACTTGGTTGACCTCAGCACGAACTCTGTCTTGCCAAGCTGGATTGCAGGCTAAAAGCATAACCGTCCAAGTCAGCAAAAGAGAAGTGCCCTCGTATCCTGCAAACAAGAAAGTCTTGCATTCATCCACAATCATCTGCATATTCATGCTGAGTCCACTGCTTGATGAACTTCCCCTATTTTTCATCTCATCCAATAACATTCCCATTAAATCATTTCCGTATGAGCTGCTTCGTCCTATCTCCTCTACCATGTCTATCCGATCCTGTATCATCTCCTCAGTAGTTTCTCCACTTGAAGATTTAACGATTTCAAGTCTCTATTGTATGTACTTGGAATAAACCTAAAAATTATAAAGTCCAATTACGTAACTTTTCATGAAAGAACCCCAAAATCTGTTCTTGTTAAAGGAAAAAAAGGAGGTAAAAAGTTTACCGGACCGGGGACAAACGAGTTTGCGCACAAAGGTGCTGCAACTGGGTTAACAATTGGAAAATCGGCCTTCCCTGCTGGTATGTACAGCCAAGCGTTTTTCTTGATATGACATCAGCGGAGACCAGGCTCATGTGCTCGCCAATTTCGACCCGATTTGCCAGAAATGGGAGCATAAACCTTACAACTGCCACCGTGCCCTCCACATTAGCCTGGTTAATCATTATTAAAAACACAAATCATTTCACATAGTAGTACTTCAACAAAAACAGAGCTAGAACGTTTTCACCAACGTAAAACTATATACTGTGACCGAGTACGTACCCTGAGTTTGTCTTGGAAGAAAGCAGGTTCAACAATGTGTCGAAGATGGCGCCAACTATCGCCCGAAGCCATCAGTAGCCCGCTTCGGATCAAATCTTTGGATCCATGTTGTTGCCTTCCAGTTTTTAACCCGAAGAAAATTTCTTTAATTAGTTGTTCCTCCGTTAAACACATCCTAGGTTGTAACCCCTTCCAGAAAATGAATCTGTTTCCTGTTAAAACAAAATTACATATTGGAGCCGGGCACATACTTGTTGCCTTGTTGGTGATAGTTTTAAGGAAGATAAGGGGGGAAAATAACGTACCATGTTTCCTAGACCAGATGACATAATGGGGTAGAACGCGACCAACAATGTTGTGATTGATGTCGATCATGTCATAATTGAATGAGTTACAAATCAGGGACCACTTTTCCAAGCTATTGCCAAACAGAAAGTGACGCGTCGGGCCACTCACTCCTTGTCCTTCCATTATTTTCTTGATACGTCTTGGTGTAATATAATAATGTGATAAAGTTTCATAGGCCACTTTAAGCAGTATTGCCATAGATATACACAGTATCAGCACAACGGCCATGGTGGGGATTGAGAGAACGacaatgatatgatatgatctctGGCCTTGAGCTTATGGAGAGGTCAAACAGGGTGGTAAAATGTCTGGTGAAGTAAAAGTGACGTGGGTGGTGAGGAAAGAAAGAGGAGGTGGATGGGG
Encoded here:
- the LOC132622669 gene encoding cytokinin hydroxylase-like, with amino-acid sequence MIQDRIDMVEEIGRSSSYGNDLMGMLLDEMKNRGSSSSSGLSMNMQMIVDECKTFLFAGYEGTSLLLTWTVMLLACNPAWQDRVRAEVNQVCHGNPPTVDHLRKLLSLNMVIRESLRLYPPFPVLNRMALEDIKLRNGLLIPKGVSIWIPILAMHHSEEIWGQDANEFNPNRFASDASAEARRHFLPFAAGPRDCPSQYYALMEAKIILAMFISKFRFTISDNYRHAPVTVITLKPKHGVQINLESLLSL